Proteins from a genomic interval of Paenibacillus sp. FSL R5-0623:
- a CDS encoding MarR family winged helix-turn-helix transcriptional regulator — translation MDKNELNEEEMRIWHMWKGSFQTIFGRIVKDMADHSGLSEGDFGVLDRLVLFGDGSLRQQELADSMDWDKSRLSHHLKRMEQRGLVMKKPLDHDRGVQVSITSSGKSMLDDARPFLSKAIRKHFFEQLTEQDIELITKLAERTNSSS, via the coding sequence ATGGATAAAAATGAACTTAACGAAGAAGAAATGCGAATATGGCATATGTGGAAAGGTTCCTTTCAGACCATCTTCGGTCGCATCGTCAAAGATATGGCCGATCACTCAGGATTGTCAGAGGGTGATTTTGGAGTATTGGACCGATTAGTTCTTTTTGGGGATGGTAGCCTTCGCCAACAGGAATTAGCCGACTCTATGGACTGGGATAAAAGTCGGTTATCTCATCATCTGAAGCGTATGGAACAACGTGGACTCGTGATGAAGAAACCATTAGACCACGATCGTGGAGTACAAGTCAGTATCACTTCTTCTGGAAAATCAATGTTAGATGATGCCCGTCCCTTCCTCTCCAAGGCAATACGCAAACATTTTTTCGAACAATTAACCGAACAAGATATCGAGTTGATTACTAAACTGGCGGAAAGGACAAACTCAAGCTCTTAG
- a CDS encoding SDR family oxidoreductase, producing the protein MQNKPVALVTGANKGIGLQISKDLTEQGFTVLVGSRSLENGETASKSIGSNAHALQLDVTDENSIAAAAERIRNEFGRLDVLVNNAGISHAGRSGEPFPNGGAASGLLTVASLEDIRTVYETNVFGVIAVTQAMLPLLREAPAARIVNIGSTGGSLSWNSIPENSHRAMFGAYSASKSAVHAVTLAFAFALESTNIKVNAACPGFTSTALNNFAGTRSVEQGAREAVRLALIGADGPTGTFSDEDGPIAW; encoded by the coding sequence ATGCAAAATAAACCTGTCGCTCTGGTCACCGGGGCTAATAAAGGTATCGGCCTTCAAATTTCTAAGGATCTCACGGAACAAGGATTCACCGTGCTCGTTGGATCTCGCAGCCTCGAGAATGGAGAAACTGCCTCAAAAAGCATCGGTTCAAATGCACACGCTCTCCAGCTCGACGTTACAGATGAAAACTCCATCGCTGCTGCTGCAGAACGTATTCGGAACGAATTTGGTCGTCTCGATGTACTCGTGAACAATGCGGGGATCTCGCACGCAGGCAGATCGGGTGAACCGTTTCCGAACGGTGGCGCAGCGAGTGGTCTTTTGACCGTTGCTTCGCTTGAAGATATTCGTACAGTTTATGAGACTAATGTTTTTGGTGTTATTGCTGTCACGCAGGCGATGTTGCCACTTTTGCGGGAGGCCCCGGCAGCACGTATCGTCAACATAGGCAGTACCGGCGGCTCCCTTAGCTGGAACTCTATTCCGGAAAACTCGCATCGTGCGATGTTTGGTGCCTATTCGGCATCAAAATCGGCTGTTCATGCGGTGACACTTGCATTTGCATTTGCGCTTGAATCAACAAACATCAAGGTCAATGCTGCATGTCCAGGCTTCACATCGACTGCGCTTAATAATTTTGCTGGTACTCGTAGTGTCGAACAAGGGGCTCGTGAAGCAGTTCGGCTTGCGTTGATTGGAGCGGACGGTCCAACAGGAACATTCTCAGATGAGGATGGACCCATTGCTTGGTGA
- a CDS encoding SDR family oxidoreductase: MRVFVTGATGYIGSAVTRELIERGHQVVGLVRSDSSAAKLEESGAEVHRGDINDLDSLRSGAAAADGVIHLAFHHDFSNFAGALTTDLHAVEAMGAALEGSGKPFVITTHVNGVATDNMVLALAERGVLTSIVELCPSVHGEGDTGFVPSLINIAKTKGFSAYVKGGSNRWPAVHRLDAAHLYCLALEKAPAGSRLDGVADEGVPFCDIASAIGEQLNVPVVSISREEADAHFGFLSTLVALDIPRSSVATQELMGWRPVQPALIPDLKQSHYFNN; the protein is encoded by the coding sequence ATGCGCGTTTTCGTAACAGGAGCAACAGGCTACATCGGTTCCGCTGTCACCCGCGAACTTATTGAAAGGGGACATCAGGTCGTCGGTCTCGTGCGTTCAGACAGTAGTGCTGCGAAACTAGAAGAGTCCGGGGCCGAAGTACACCGCGGTGACATCAACGATCTTGACAGCCTCCGTAGTGGTGCAGCTGCTGCGGATGGCGTCATTCATCTGGCATTCCATCACGACTTCTCGAACTTCGCTGGAGCACTCACAACAGATCTGCATGCCGTAGAAGCGATGGGGGCGGCACTTGAAGGATCTGGTAAGCCGTTCGTAATTACCACGCATGTAAATGGAGTGGCAACGGACAACATGGTGTTAGCGCTGGCAGAGCGCGGAGTACTTACATCGATTGTAGAGCTTTGTCCGTCGGTACACGGTGAGGGTGATACAGGCTTTGTACCAAGCCTCATCAATATTGCCAAGACTAAAGGCTTCTCCGCCTATGTGAAAGGAGGGAGCAACCGTTGGCCTGCTGTACATCGCCTTGACGCCGCGCATCTATATTGCCTGGCGTTAGAAAAGGCACCAGCTGGTTCACGACTAGATGGGGTCGCAGATGAAGGAGTGCCATTTTGCGACATCGCGAGTGCTATTGGTGAGCAGCTGAACGTACCTGTAGTCAGCATTTCACGCGAAGAGGCAGATGCCCATTTTGGGTTTCTCAGCACACTCGTAGCGCTCGATATCCCGAGATCAAGCGTTGCAACTCAGGAACTTATGGGATGGCGGCCAGTGCAACCTGCACTGATTCCCGACCTTAAACAGTCTCATTACTTCAACAACTGA
- a CDS encoding metalloregulator ArsR/SmtB family transcription factor produces the protein MLYLDQELATTIAIEFKNNQKVLNAIGDETRQAILIALIQGPQKPGMRVGEIRMKTHLSRPTVSHHLKILKESQIISVRKEGTFNYYSLDSGSKLKLLKNLVNQIEKLLAQCEDQASEQQIGKTGRGSCE, from the coding sequence ATGCTTTACCTGGATCAGGAACTTGCGACCACGATTGCTATCGAATTTAAGAACAATCAGAAGGTATTGAATGCGATCGGAGACGAAACCCGGCAAGCCATCCTCATAGCCTTGATTCAAGGGCCGCAAAAACCCGGCATGCGCGTAGGAGAGATCAGGATGAAGACTCACCTTTCCCGACCGACCGTATCACACCATCTGAAAATATTGAAAGAATCACAGATTATAAGTGTTCGTAAAGAAGGAACTTTCAACTATTATAGCCTTGACTCCGGTAGCAAGTTGAAATTGTTGAAAAATCTGGTGAACCAAATAGAAAAGTTGCTAGCGCAATGCGAAGATCAAGCATCGGAACAACAAATAGGAAAAACGGGGAGGGGGAGTTGCGAATGA
- a CDS encoding aldo/keto reductase — protein MNQTVAAVNGVDIPQLGFGLYKIKDGGTFERTVEEAIRNGYRHFDTAKIYGNEAVLGRVIQNSSIPREEFFITSKVWTTDLGYSATKKAFEQTCQKLNVTYLDMYLIHFAGPQYVNAWKAMEDLYDAGKIKVIGVANFEIRHLEHLKKHSRISPMVNQIETHPEFPQHELHDYMVRHRILHEAWGPLGQGSKALLEHPELAAIALCHQKSVAQVILRWHLQRGIIVIPKSSNPQRIKENNEIFDFELNEKEMEQIRRLDTGKRYSVSPNGYMVNPFYINLMKLFTRSH, from the coding sequence ATGAATCAGACAGTCGCAGCGGTAAACGGAGTGGACATTCCTCAACTCGGGTTCGGCCTATATAAGATCAAAGACGGGGGAACCTTCGAGAGGACTGTCGAGGAGGCTATTCGAAATGGTTATCGCCATTTCGATACGGCCAAAATTTACGGTAATGAAGCGGTGTTAGGGCGGGTCATCCAAAACAGCAGCATTCCCAGGGAGGAGTTCTTCATTACCTCCAAGGTATGGACGACAGATCTGGGGTACAGTGCGACTAAAAAGGCGTTCGAGCAGACTTGCCAGAAGCTGAACGTGACATATCTCGATATGTATTTAATTCATTTTGCCGGTCCTCAATACGTGAATGCCTGGAAGGCGATGGAAGACTTATACGACGCAGGTAAAATCAAAGTTATAGGTGTAGCCAATTTCGAGATCCGGCATCTGGAGCATCTGAAGAAACATTCCCGGATTTCGCCGATGGTAAATCAGATCGAGACCCATCCGGAATTTCCGCAACATGAATTGCATGATTATATGGTTCGGCATCGGATTCTACATGAGGCTTGGGGACCGTTGGGACAGGGAAGCAAAGCCCTGTTGGAGCATCCGGAGCTAGCAGCAATTGCCCTTTGCCATCAGAAGTCGGTTGCGCAAGTCATTTTGCGCTGGCATCTGCAACGCGGAATTATTGTCATCCCCAAATCATCGAATCCTCAAAGGATAAAAGAGAATAACGAAATATTCGACTTTGAGTTGAATGAGAAGGAAATGGAACAAATACGACGATTGGATACGGGTAAGAGATATTCAGTAAGTCCGAATGGCTACATGGTCAACCCGTTTTATATCAATTTGATGAAGTTATTTACTCGCTCTCATTGA
- the dnaN gene encoding DNA polymerase III subunit beta, whose amino-acid sequence MRSLLVEITKDSLMNAIQYVIKAVAANSPIPILQGIHIQAGADGVTFTASNTSLTIQSIIVQDDVSLTVKRTGAIVIPSRYFHDIIRKFNDDKVILEIKEPMILSIVSGHSQLRLCGMDPTEFPSIDDGKAFPSTKLRINTSLLRSTIKQLAIVASTSETSPILTGVSLECSNDCLNLIATDGVRLAYRALNLEDAAINSVNVIIPAKNLYELSKMLNKADETTEIEVINNRVNFTTNGLKVESALIEGTFPSIINVIPQSYMCEIAVDTACLLKAVECVTVMAREQVIRLVANADTLKLLSKTADVGDIQNEIPLLEMGGEEFVVSLNGKFFIDILRNMDCASVRLRYAGKTSPIVVLPDDSLMSTLFLITPVMTCEPYYK is encoded by the coding sequence GTGAGGTCTTTGCTGGTAGAGATAACAAAAGATTCTCTTATGAATGCCATACAATATGTGATAAAGGCAGTAGCAGCGAATAGTCCAATACCTATTCTTCAAGGAATACATATTCAAGCAGGTGCAGATGGCGTTACTTTTACGGCAAGTAATACAAGTTTGACGATACAGTCTATAATTGTTCAAGATGATGTTTCTCTGACTGTAAAAAGAACAGGGGCTATCGTTATACCATCGCGTTATTTTCACGATATTATTCGTAAATTTAATGATGACAAAGTTATACTTGAAATTAAAGAGCCAATGATTCTTTCGATTGTATCCGGTCATTCTCAATTACGTTTATGCGGCATGGACCCTACAGAATTCCCTTCCATTGATGATGGAAAGGCGTTCCCTTCTACTAAACTACGCATTAATACTTCCTTACTTCGTTCGACTATTAAACAGCTAGCAATCGTAGCATCAACGTCCGAGACCAGCCCCATATTAACAGGAGTTTCTTTGGAATGCAGTAATGATTGTCTTAACTTAATTGCTACAGATGGAGTGCGGCTTGCATACCGAGCTTTAAATTTAGAAGATGCTGCCATCAACAGTGTGAACGTTATTATTCCAGCGAAAAATCTCTATGAATTGTCGAAAATGTTAAACAAAGCAGATGAAACGACTGAAATTGAAGTGATTAACAATCGAGTTAATTTCACGACAAATGGACTGAAAGTGGAGTCGGCTCTTATTGAAGGAACGTTCCCATCCATAATAAATGTAATTCCTCAATCGTATATGTGTGAAATCGCAGTTGATACAGCATGTTTGTTGAAAGCAGTTGAATGTGTAACTGTGATGGCTAGAGAACAAGTGATTAGATTAGTAGCTAATGCAGACACATTAAAACTATTGTCCAAAACAGCCGATGTTGGAGATATTCAGAATGAAATTCCACTATTAGAGATGGGTGGGGAAGAATTTGTGGTATCACTAAATGGAAAGTTTTTTATCGATATACTTCGCAATATGGATTGCGCTAGCGTCCGATTAAGATACGCCGGGAAAACAAGTCCCATCGTCGTACTTCCAGATGATTCGCTCATGTCTACTCTGTTCTTGATTACTCCAGTGATGACCTGTGAGCCGTATTATAAATAA
- a CDS encoding AraC family transcriptional regulator produces MDWLVRMNSAMEYIETNLADTISYDEIAQRACCSTYHFQRMFPFITGVTLSEYIRRRRLTLAAFELQTTGSKVIDVAMKYGYDSPEAFARAFKNLHGIMPTSARDTGVSLKAYPRMSFHISIKGDVEMNYRIEQRDSFEMFGVYGIINADQKTAFAEVPQFRIKCDDDGSVDHMNDLLGRFGDTMLHAALYDHTKESFKYMICYHVPKGLEIPERFTKFAVPALTWAVFPEPQCDMQKLWQRIYSEWFPTSEYEQVEGPTFEMYYGMARHGNVSGEIWIPVKKK; encoded by the coding sequence ATGGATTGGTTGGTCAGGATGAATAGTGCCATGGAATATATCGAAACAAATCTAGCGGACACTATTTCATATGATGAAATAGCACAGAGAGCCTGTTGCTCTACCTATCATTTTCAAAGGATGTTTCCATTTATTACTGGCGTAACGTTATCGGAGTACATTCGACGTCGACGGTTGACATTGGCGGCATTCGAACTGCAGACAACAGGCTCAAAGGTTATTGATGTAGCCATGAAATATGGATATGATTCGCCGGAGGCGTTTGCACGGGCCTTTAAGAATCTTCATGGTATTATGCCTACATCTGCTCGCGATACAGGCGTTTCGCTAAAAGCCTATCCTCGAATGTCCTTTCATATTTCAATAAAAGGGGATGTCGAAATGAATTACCGTATTGAGCAAAGAGATTCTTTTGAGATGTTTGGAGTATATGGAATTATAAATGCAGACCAGAAAACAGCGTTCGCTGAAGTACCTCAATTCCGTATAAAATGTGATGATGATGGCAGCGTTGATCATATGAATGACTTACTGGGGCGTTTTGGTGATACCATGTTACATGCCGCCCTTTATGATCACACGAAAGAATCTTTCAAATACATGATCTGTTATCATGTACCTAAGGGGCTTGAAATTCCGGAGAGATTCACAAAATTTGCTGTCCCAGCATTAACGTGGGCGGTTTTTCCGGAGCCGCAGTGTGATATGCAAAAGTTATGGCAACGAATCTATTCTGAGTGGTTTCCAACATCTGAATACGAACAGGTTGAGGGCCCTACTTTCGAAATGTATTATGGAATGGCACGACATGGGAATGTTTCAGGTGAGATCTGGATACCCGTGAAGAAAAAATAA
- the fabZ gene encoding 3-hydroxyacyl-ACP dehydratase FabZ produces MFDIERIKEVIPHRYPFLLVDKILEIDEGKKAVGSKNVTINEPYFIGHFPGHPVMPGVAIVEALAQVGGIVMSKRGSNNHEIGLLTGIDNCRFKRQVKPGDQLLLTFEVTRIKGQIVKGKGFATVNNELVCESEIMFAFSSI; encoded by the coding sequence ATGTTTGATATTGAAAGAATAAAAGAGGTAATTCCTCATAGGTATCCATTTCTTTTGGTGGATAAAATCTTGGAAATTGATGAGGGCAAGAAAGCTGTCGGAAGTAAAAATGTGACAATCAATGAGCCTTATTTCATTGGTCATTTTCCCGGCCATCCGGTAATGCCTGGAGTCGCGATTGTTGAAGCGCTGGCACAAGTCGGTGGTATCGTTATGTCTAAAAGAGGGAGTAATAATCATGAAATAGGTTTATTGACTGGTATTGATAATTGTCGATTCAAACGCCAAGTAAAACCTGGAGACCAACTTCTACTTACATTCGAGGTAACTCGTATCAAGGGACAGATCGTCAAAGGGAAAGGTTTCGCCACAGTAAACAATGAACTGGTTTGTGAATCTGAAATCATGTTTGCATTCAGTTCAATTTAG
- a CDS encoding GNAT family N-acetyltransferase translates to MDIKIREIISDDYAEVVSLWNDVLEIRNVNDANFRVTMEEMNKAGNYKTFVALIENNVVGFVTIVQALSVGVPIGYLHIQALAVKRDLQHRGIGTKLLRQTENYAKERGISSIILCSGMKRTNAHAFYEHNGYDRDSYCFDKMIDLTQD, encoded by the coding sequence ATGGATATTAAAATTCGAGAAATTATATCAGATGATTATGCTGAAGTTGTTTCTTTATGGAATGATGTACTTGAAATTCGTAATGTTAATGATGCAAACTTCCGAGTGACTATGGAAGAGATGAATAAGGCCGGGAATTACAAAACATTTGTCGCATTGATAGAAAATAATGTGGTCGGTTTTGTAACTATTGTACAGGCATTATCCGTAGGGGTTCCAATTGGTTATCTACATATTCAAGCTCTTGCTGTTAAAAGGGATCTGCAACATAGAGGGATAGGTACAAAACTACTAAGACAGACTGAAAATTATGCTAAAGAACGGGGAATATCAAGTATAATTTTATGTAGTGGAATGAAGCGAACCAACGCCCATGCTTTTTATGAGCATAACGGCTATGACAGAGATTCATATTGCTTTGATAAGATGATCGACCTAACCCAAGATTAA
- a CDS encoding response regulator, translating into MRLLIVDDGHYVVEYMKHLLDWNTFGIDQIETMTNSIEARDMLTQNHIDILITDIRMPEVSGIDLLQHIHQHNLPTKVIILSGYSEFEYAQQGIRLGALDYLLKPVDKDDVEKAMSKAINNITKTRPVQSVAWENFDGLEYLLSLIGHNETLRKQYDAYTEFLGRRRMCCFKLEGFTQEHEDAIKHAVGDKLDRLIWTAGTRLFALVPEEAAGELTIELEQSVVSPPFTLTDRNVTRQMFYRFFLNEDVRADDFVGLLGYSPSCGDWESAGNIIKKYDQIHLHKQKIIFLMETILYVYLTDKDQDDSVTVDWIFNQLRYPDELSSTLMDRVSRIRNNKQMSIQTIVNKVQTYIEDHLSHGLSLDELGKVAHLHPVYFSKLFKQETGQNVSNYISRKRLEKASQLLQDSELRVADIAQMVGYRKNQYFIQLFKVEYGVTPYQYRRNMIHQ; encoded by the coding sequence ATGCGATTATTAATTGTGGATGATGGACATTATGTTGTTGAATATATGAAGCACTTGCTCGATTGGAACACCTTTGGCATTGATCAGATCGAGACGATGACCAATTCGATTGAAGCCCGAGACATGTTGACTCAAAACCACATCGATATTCTGATCACTGACATCCGAATGCCTGAGGTTTCTGGTATTGATCTGCTTCAACATATCCACCAACATAACTTGCCAACCAAAGTGATCATCCTTTCCGGCTACTCCGAGTTCGAATATGCGCAACAAGGAATCCGTTTAGGTGCGCTCGACTACTTGCTCAAACCTGTCGACAAAGATGATGTGGAGAAAGCTATGTCTAAAGCCATCAACAATATTACAAAGACACGGCCCGTTCAATCTGTTGCATGGGAGAACTTCGATGGATTGGAGTATCTGCTTTCGCTTATTGGTCATAACGAGACATTAAGGAAGCAATATGATGCTTATACTGAATTTTTAGGGCGTCGGCGTATGTGCTGCTTCAAGCTGGAGGGGTTTACACAGGAACATGAGGATGCTATAAAACATGCTGTCGGAGACAAACTGGATCGTCTCATTTGGACTGCGGGCACGCGACTGTTCGCTCTTGTTCCGGAAGAAGCTGCTGGGGAACTAACTATTGAACTGGAGCAATCGGTTGTATCCCCTCCCTTTACATTGACCGATCGCAACGTGACCCGGCAGATGTTCTACAGGTTTTTCCTTAATGAGGACGTACGCGCGGACGACTTTGTTGGCTTATTGGGCTATTCTCCATCATGTGGTGATTGGGAGTCGGCGGGAAATATCATTAAAAAATATGATCAAATCCATCTCCATAAGCAAAAAATAATCTTTCTCATGGAGACCATTCTATATGTATATCTGACGGACAAGGATCAGGATGACTCTGTGACCGTGGATTGGATATTCAACCAGTTACGCTATCCTGATGAACTATCCTCAACTCTCATGGATCGGGTCAGTCGGATTAGAAACAACAAACAGATGTCCATCCAAACCATCGTTAACAAAGTACAAACGTATATCGAAGACCATCTGTCACATGGTCTTAGCCTGGATGAACTGGGGAAAGTTGCACATCTCCATCCCGTCTACTTTTCCAAACTGTTTAAACAGGAGACGGGCCAAAATGTGTCAAACTACATTTCCAGGAAGCGGTTAGAGAAAGCTTCTCAACTGCTTCAGGATTCGGAACTCCGTGTAGCCGATATAGCTCAGATGGTTGGCTACCGAAAAAATCAATATTTTATCCAGTTGTTCAAAGTGGAATATGGAGTTACGCCCTACCAGTACCGCAGAAATATGATCCATCAATGA
- a CDS encoding histidine kinase, giving the protein MKRFIYFFVFFLLLTLSLFFVMNRLSSKTLEENLIGASKNQLDYVKGILDGIIYEANMYGVQYAADSDVRFYQRHVIELNNYDSQMKKNEIVDRLRQTLLSSRSIESIGIYWKYEETFLSTNSTPEARLPFKDVHERGWQIVGNSLYYFALYPYIQKSGQNEPTQYVVGVKLNTDYLKNLLKKAVNNDSSNAFFWFNSNQLWSEKEVDSDLLKAVTDMLSPQPEITLKYDYHTKSDDYYVLSRYIESIDAYLITYTQTNDFLQPIDRNRKVFFASILAVFTLGLVVIFTFYRNYYRNIRLLERKFSQVEQGNHNTRITENTDREFYSLFRSFNHMVTEIQDLFVSLKTETELRRSAELQQLQAQINPHFLYNSLFFIMSVAQFSPDSVMRMSKHLAEYYRYLTKLDRHEVTLESELQFAEHFLIIMALSKKMEYSIDLPSELSSLPLMPLIIQPVVENAIQHGIEGQQGAHRVSIDVKQTEAAITIKVSDDGKGLSLDDIRSLEARLESDTPPEGIKGVGLWNVNQRLKNTYGERSGLHFTTNDWGGLSVLLLISIPVVKGDS; this is encoded by the coding sequence ATGAAGCGATTTATCTATTTCTTTGTTTTTTTTCTGCTGCTGACGTTAAGTTTGTTTTTCGTGATGAACCGATTAAGCTCCAAGACACTTGAAGAAAATCTGATTGGCGCTTCCAAAAACCAGCTTGATTATGTGAAAGGCATTCTGGACGGGATTATATACGAGGCTAACATGTACGGAGTTCAATATGCGGCAGACAGTGATGTCCGATTTTATCAGAGGCATGTTATCGAGCTGAACAATTACGATTCCCAAATGAAGAAAAACGAAATCGTTGATCGCTTGCGGCAAACGCTCCTATCCAGTCGATCGATTGAATCGATCGGCATTTACTGGAAGTATGAAGAAACGTTTCTGTCCACCAACAGTACGCCGGAGGCGAGACTTCCGTTCAAGGATGTTCATGAGCGGGGATGGCAAATTGTCGGCAATAGCTTGTATTACTTTGCCCTCTACCCTTACATCCAAAAATCCGGACAAAACGAACCGACTCAGTACGTCGTTGGTGTAAAGCTGAATACCGATTATTTGAAAAATCTGCTGAAAAAGGCTGTGAACAACGACAGCTCAAACGCTTTTTTTTGGTTTAATTCCAATCAGTTATGGAGTGAGAAAGAAGTCGACAGCGATCTATTGAAAGCGGTTACTGATATGCTTTCTCCACAGCCGGAGATCACTTTGAAATATGATTATCACACCAAGTCGGACGATTACTATGTTCTTTCCCGATATATTGAATCAATCGACGCCTACCTGATTACATATACACAGACGAATGATTTTCTGCAACCGATTGACCGCAATCGCAAGGTTTTTTTTGCCAGTATTTTAGCCGTTTTTACGCTTGGGTTGGTTGTGATCTTTACGTTTTACCGGAACTATTACCGTAATATTCGTTTGTTGGAGCGGAAGTTTTCACAGGTCGAACAAGGCAATCACAATACACGTATTACCGAAAATACGGATAGAGAGTTCTACAGCCTGTTCAGAAGTTTTAATCATATGGTTACTGAGATCCAGGATTTGTTTGTATCCTTGAAGACTGAAACGGAACTAAGACGAAGTGCGGAACTTCAACAACTCCAAGCTCAGATCAATCCTCATTTTTTGTACAACAGTTTATTTTTCATTATGTCGGTGGCTCAGTTTTCACCTGATTCTGTCATGCGCATGAGCAAACATCTAGCTGAATATTATCGTTATTTAACCAAATTGGACCGGCATGAAGTCACGCTGGAAAGTGAGCTTCAGTTTGCGGAACATTTCCTGATCATTATGGCTCTAAGCAAAAAAATGGAGTACAGCATTGATCTGCCGTCGGAATTGTCCTCCCTTCCCCTCATGCCGCTAATCATCCAGCCAGTGGTTGAAAATGCGATTCAACATGGAATTGAAGGACAACAAGGTGCCCATCGGGTCTCGATTGATGTAAAACAGACGGAGGCTGCAATAACGATTAAGGTCTCCGATGACGGCAAAGGTCTTTCACTGGATGATATTCGTAGCCTGGAGGCTCGGCTTGAGAGTGATACCCCGCCTGAAGGAATTAAAGGCGTAGGGCTCTGGAATGTAAATCAACGTCTGAAAAATACATACGGTGAACGTAGCGGGTTACATTTTACTACTAATGATTGGGGCGGCTTGTCCGTCCTGCTGCTCATCAGCATTCCCGTGGTGAAAGGAGATAGCTAA